TACTGTTGCTGCCAGCTGAATAGCCAAAGGATCTGTAAGTGTAATGCAATCTGTAAATGTACAGCTATTAGCATCGGTAACTGTCACACAGTGGTTTCCAGCCAAAAGGTTACTAGCTGTAGGAGTAGTCTGTCCATCAGACCAAAGGTAGCTATAAGGCTGTGTTCCACCAGTCACCACTGCAGAGGCTTGGCCGGTAGCAGTTCCTGCACAAGCAGGATCTGTTCCCGATAATGTAGCAGTTAAGGCTGCGGCAGGTTCTGCTACCGTAGCAGTAGTAACTAGGCTACAGCTATTTCCGTCTGTAATCGTTACATTATATGTACCTGCGATGAGGTTAGTAGCCGTAGCTGTTGTTTGAGCAGAAGCATCATCCCATACATATGTATAAGTTCCTGTTCCACCTGTTGCTGTTACCGTAGCAGCACCATCATTTCCACCAAAACAATTTACAGCCACAGTAGAGCTAGTCGCTGCTAGAGCCGTAGGCTCATTGACTGTTGCCGTTGCTGTAATGCTACAGTTATTAGCATCTGTAATGGTTACCGTATAAGTAGCAGCGCTAAGAGCCGTTGCGGTTGCTGTAGTTTGACTAGAAGCATCATCCCATACATAAGTATAAGGAGTGGTTCCACCTGCAGCCACTACGGTTGCTGTACCATCTGTTCCAGCATTACAATTCACATCAGTAGCTGAGGTTGTAGCCGTAAGCGCAGCGGGTTCTGTCACTACTTGCTGATCTGTTACAGAACAAGAATTGGCATCTGTTACCGTCACGGTATAAGTGCCAGCAGCTAGGCCAGTAGCCGTTGCCGTAGTTTGAGCAGAAGCATCATCCCAGGCATAAATGTAAGGTGGTGTTCCATTGCTCACAGCAACAGTAGCTGTTCCACTATTGTCTCCTGCACAGCTCAAATTAGTCCCTGACATGACTGTTTGTATAGCCGCAGGTTCTGTCACAGTAGCACAATCTGTAAAGGTACAGCCATTGGCATCTGTAATAGTTACACAATATGTACCCGCGCTTAAGTTGCTAGCCGTAGCTGTTGTTTGTGCAGAAGCATCATCCCATAGATAAGTATAAGAAGTAGTGCCACCAGTTGCTGTAGCACTTACCGAAGCATCAGCAAAGCCGTTGCAACTAGCATTTGTAGTTGCTAAAGTAGCGCTTAAGGGTTGTGCAGGCTCTGTTACAGTGCCACAGTCTGTAATACTACAACCATTGGCATCTGTAATAGTTACACAATATGTACCAGCAGTTAAGTTGCTAGCCGTTGCCGTAGTTTGAGCAGAAGCGTCATCCCATAGGTAAGTATAAGTTCCAGTGCCCCCCGATACGGTTGTAGCCAAGCTACCATCATTTCCTGCATGGCAATTTACATTGGTCACTGCAGTAGTTACCGTCAAGGCAGCAGGCTCAGTGACTACAATATTGGCTGTATCTCTACAACCTGCAGCATCTTCTACAATCAAGTTGTATGTTCCTGCTGCAGCATTATATACTGTATCGGCAGAGCTGCTAAACAAGAAAGAAGAACCTCCTGTCCAAGTATAAGTATAAGGAGTTGTTCCCTGTGTTGTTCCTGTTGCTAAAGTAGCGCTATCAGCATTACAAGCAATAGGAGTTACTTCATTGAGGGCTAAAACAGGAGGATTATTGCTTGCCGTAATGTTCAAGCTCGTATCGGCAGTACAACCATTGGCATCTGTAATCGTCACGCCATAGGTTCCTGAGTTAAGGCCAGTAATAGCCGCTGTAGTTCCTCCATTAGACCAATCATAGGTATAAGCAGCTGTTCCACCCAATGCTTCTACTTCTATGGCACCTAAGGTACCACAAGCAGGACCAGTTTGCGAGACGACAGCCATTTGTAGTTGGTCCGGACGAACAATGTCCAAACAAATAGAAGATGTACATCCATTATTATCAGTCATGGTCACACAGTAGTTGCCCGGAGCAAGGTTGCTCTGGCTAGCGGTTGTTCCTCCATTAGACCAAAGGAAACTATAAGGAGCAGTTCCCCCTGTTCCAGCAACCGTCGCACTACCATCATTGGCTGAACAACCTGCTTGCGTACTCGATTGCAAAAAGACTACTGGCGCAGTAGGTGCAGGATATAAATAACTGCTATCTATGCTGCTACATCCTGTAGTACTCTCGGTAACGGTCAAATAGTAAACACCAGTCGGAATAGTCAAAAGGCTTGAACTACTCACGGCGTTATCCACTTGTCCAGTAGACCAGCTAAAGTCATAGGCGGTGCCGCCAGTGGCCGTAGCATCAATCTGTCCGTTGTTATTACAAACAGGGTCGGTATTCGTAAAGTTGATGACAGGGTTACCATCAATAGTTACTTGGAAGTCGACCGTTTGAGGGCAGCTCAAAACTTGAACACCACTATGGTCCACTACAGATAGAATGGTAGCGGTATAGCTTTGAGTACTGCTTGGCGCTACCGTAATACTATTGGCAGTACTGCTCAAAATCCCTGTACTGGGGCTCCAAACTACACTATCTGTAGGCGTCAAGCCCGTAAGACTGAGGGTCGTATTTTCTCCGCTACAAATTGTTACATCTCCAGAACCAGTAGCCTGAGGTACAGGATCTACATATAGGTAGACGGTATCTTCTGTAGAGAGTCCACAACAATCTGTAAAAATAGAAAGGGTAATCGTATAAAAGCCAGCTACATTAAATTGAGTATAAGAGGTAGACATGACATTACCGGGGTTGGGAATTGCCCCATTAAAGCCCCAGTTATAGGTATCTGCATTTTGTAGGCTCTCAAAGCTCGCAAAATCGCCTTGGCAAAGCTGGAAAGTATCCGCACTCAAGGCTGTTGCTCCTGCCACGAGAATTTCTGGACGAGTAACCAAGAAGGATACATTATGAAAGCCTTCATAGCTATCTCCAGCATGCTCTACAGTATAACGATCCAAGTTGGTATATACCAAGTTGGCAGGGTTGTCTGTACTTGTTACTGGTGTAGCTGCTCCTGTAATAGGGTCAAAGTTCCAGCTAGTAACCCCGGCCCCAGTTGCCGTAGCAGGAGCTTCAAAGCTCATAGGGGTGTTGATACAGTTTACGTTTTGAGCCAGGATGACTGGCTGGGCAGCCAAATCAAAGCTAGATACATTGGTCGATAAAGCCGTACCGCCAGCAAGATGAATAGCTGCAGCTTCTCCAGGGAAGCCATCACCACCATCACCGCCAAGACCACCACTTCCGCCGTCTCCGCCGTCTCCGCCGCCACCAATGCTACAATCAGTTACCCCACCTATACCACCAGCACCTCCTGTTCCAGCAGCACCACCATTACCGCCCAAACCAGCGGCACCAGCAGAACCCGCCAAAACATTACTCTGGCTCAAACGACCATTGGCTCCATTTAAATAGAGGTAGAGACCAAAAGAAGCCCCTCCAGAAGTTCCACCAACACCAGCTTCTCCGCCGCAGCCACCGCCGCCGCCGCCGCCACCAGACGAACCCGATCCATTGTTACAGAAAGAACCTTCTTCGGCAGCGCCACCGCCACCACCGCCACCGCCAGTACCATTTGTACCCGCAGTACCGTTGGTCCCAGATGCACCGGTAATAAAGAAACCACCAGTGTGACTTCCCAAACTACCATTTACACCATTGGTTCCCGCTACACCATTTACACCATTGGCGCCATCACAGCCATCCATTTCTTTTCCAGAACAGCTGCCATCGTTATCATTACTACAACCAGAAAAATCACATTGGTTGTTTTTTCCAGCTCCACCAGCGGCTGCACCGCAACCACCAGGAGCACCATTTTGGCCATCGCGGCTTCCACAGTCAGCCTGACCGTTTCCTCCACCTTGTCCACCCGGACAACAAGCAGAAGAACCAGCAGCTCCACCATTGTGCTGCACACAACCATCATCATCTCCATCTACTCCATTGCCACCATTGCCGCCATTGACACCATCAGCGCCATCAGCGCCATCAGCGCCATCACCAGCATTACCTGCCCGAATCTGCGTCCGAACAATGTCGTAATCAGAACAAGAGGTAAGGTGAACGCCATAAGTAGACATCCCCGGCTGGTTCGCATCATCTGTGGTAATGGTCAAATCCTGTAGACGGAAACCCGTATTGCTATTTCCATAAAAGGTGACCAAACGCTGAGAACCCACAGGTCCTTCTGGGTTGGCCGTAGTTCTGTTAATCGTTGTAGCCCCTGCCAAAGATGTTTTCTCCCAAGCATTAGCCGGATCAAATCCTCCTTCTACCGTCATGAAACTGCTCAAGAAAAGAGGGTTGTCCATATTATAGGTACCAATAGCTAATTTAAGGACACTATTATTACAAGCGGCCCGACTCAAAGCTTCTTCCAAAGAGGTAGGATCAGCCTGCGTTCCCGCAGCAGCTGCCGTCCCCGTAGGCGATACATATATATTTACACAGTTGGCAATCACTGGAGGGGTCCCCACTTCCAACTGAGCAGTTGTTGTGCGTACACAACCTGTTAAAGGATTTGTTACCGCTAAGGTATATTCATAAATGCCCGCAGCAGCAGGTACATTGACCGAAATTGTAGAAGTGGTGCCCGAAACATTGCCCTGTCCTAAAGAGGCCATGCTAGGATCAAACCACTCAAAGGTAGAACCCGCAGCATCCGATACGCCCGTGAGCAAGAAACTAGCTCCCGAACAAACCGAAGCATAAGTAGGGGTAATAGCCGCCTGAGGGGCCGCCAAAATATCTACCTGCAATTGGTCCGAAGAGCTACAGCCATCGGTATAGTGCAAGGTGACGGTATAGTTTGTATTTGTTGTTGGAAAGGCCGTTGTACTGGCCTGGTTGGGCGTACCCAAAGTAAAGTTGGGCGTCCACTCAAAGTAATCAATATTGCTAGCGGTTGTGCTAGCATTTAAGGTGGCCGTATCACCTAAACAAAGTTGTACATCTGGCCCTGCATTGACGGGGTCGTTGGGGTTGGGCAAGATGTTAATGGTATAGGCCTTACTGTTCTGCCCAGGCAAAGGACAAGCATCATCCTCAATCAAAAGTGCAAAAGTATGACTCCCCACATCAGCATCAGTAGGCGTCCAACAAAAAGTCCCTACCAATTCTCCATTGACCATTTGCTGCGTGAAGCTAGCGCCCGGAATGGCATTGGTTACGCTCATCGTAATGTTATCGCCTAGGTTGGCATCATCACCAATAATGTCAAAACAAAGGGGACTATTAGCACAAAGCATCGTATCAAAAACTGTGGTGCTTCCATTTAGGCCCGATACAGTAGGCAATTGGTTGCTACAGTTCTGAATCACAAACTGCATATCGCGAACGATCTCACCCACTTTTACGCCATTTCGGTATTCTTCTACCAAAACACAAATTACCGCAATCTGAGGGTTGTTGGCCGTAAAGCTAATTTCTCCCGTTGCGGGGTCTAGGCTAATAGGCACATCCAAAGGAGAGGCCCCACTAAAGCCCCCTCCATAGGTTACATTGGCCCCAGCTGCCGTTTGGCATTCTGTTAAAGAGTAGACCAAAGAGTCATTGTCTACATCATTGGCCAACTGCTGAAAAGTCACTTGCTGCCCCGTACAACTAAATGGAGTAGGATCACTAGCAAATACTGGCGAGCTATTACAAGGACTAATCGTATTGTCCAAGCTCGTTTCTACATAAATCGAGTTGCTGCCCGGCCCACTCAAGTTCGTAATCGCATTGTTACGACAACAAGAAGAGGTAGACAAGACCCAATCATTACAGGCTGTGGGTAGGTTCAAGGTCCCTTGATAAACATGGGCCTCTACCCCCAAGGTAGACCCTCCACTACAGGCACTAGTTGCAGAAGGACAAAGGGGCGTAATGTCGGTTACCGACAAACGACTCAGGCTCAAACTCCCGCTGATTCCACAACTAGCCGATTGGTAGTTGATGTTAAAACTAGACCCCAAAGAGGCCCCATCGCAATCCCGATAGGCTTTTAAGGTCACCTGGTACTGATTGGGCCCCACACAACTATAAGTGAGGTCAAAGCCCATAAAGTGCGTGGCTTTTAATGGGGATAAGCCACTAAAGCTTATCAAAAATAAGAGGAGCAACAGCCCCCCAATTCTAGTAAAAAACTGCTTCATTTTGCGATCATTTACAGTGTGTAATGCTTGCCTTTGGTCAAATTCCACTAAACAGGAAAAGGCCTTCAAAGTTAGGGACTTCTACTCCCTAAGCGAAGGCTTGTTTAGCTTTTTTTAGCAATTGTTAATTATTTTAAGGTAAAAACTATAAATATATTGTTAAGTCCACGGCATTTTTTGCCCAATTTTTTGCGGTTTTTTCATTTTCTCCTTGTTTTCCCCTTGCCCCAAGGGCTTTTCTCTTTTTATTTATTTTTTTTGGGGCCCGCGGCAGCTAGGCTTTGCCTAGCTGGCCGCCGCTATGCTCCGCCGCTCGCAAGTCTGCT
This genomic interval from Saprospira grandis contains the following:
- a CDS encoding gliding motility-associated C-terminal domain-containing protein, translating into MKQFFTRIGGLLLLLFLISFSGLSPLKATHFMGFDLTYSCVGPNQYQVTLKAYRDCDGASLGSSFNINYQSASCGISGSLSLSRLSVTDITPLCPSATSACSGGSTLGVEAHVYQGTLNLPTACNDWVLSTSSCCRNNAITNLSGPGSNSIYVETSLDNTISPCNSSPVFASDPTPFSCTGQQVTFQQLANDVDNDSLVYSLTECQTAAGANVTYGGGFSGASPLDVPISLDPATGEISFTANNPQIAVICVLVEEYRNGVKVGEIVRDMQFVIQNCSNQLPTVSGLNGSTTVFDTMLCANSPLCFDIIGDDANLGDNITMSVTNAIPGASFTQQMVNGELVGTFCWTPTDADVGSHTFALLIEDDACPLPGQNSKAYTINILPNPNDPVNAGPDVQLCLGDTATLNASTTASNIDYFEWTPNFTLGTPNQASTTAFPTTNTNYTVTLHYTDGCSSSDQLQVDILAAPQAAITPTYASVCSGASFLLTGVSDAAGSTFEWFDPSMASLGQGNVSGTTSTISVNVPAAAGIYEYTLAVTNPLTGCVRTTTAQLEVGTPPVIANCVNIYVSPTGTAAAAGTQADPTSLEEALSRAACNNSVLKLAIGTYNMDNPLFLSSFMTVEGGFDPANAWEKTSLAGATTINRTTANPEGPVGSQRLVTFYGNSNTGFRLQDLTITTDDANQPGMSTYGVHLTSCSDYDIVRTQIRAGNAGDGADGADGADGVNGGNGGNGVDGDDDGCVQHNGGAAGSSACCPGGQGGGNGQADCGSRDGQNGAPGGCGAAAGGAGKNNQCDFSGCSNDNDGSCSGKEMDGCDGANGVNGVAGTNGVNGSLGSHTGGFFITGASGTNGTAGTNGTGGGGGGGGAAEEGSFCNNGSGSSGGGGGGGGCGGEAGVGGTSGGASFGLYLYLNGANGRLSQSNVLAGSAGAAGLGGNGGAAGTGGAGGIGGVTDCSIGGGGDGGDGGSGGLGGDGGDGFPGEAAAIHLAGGTALSTNVSSFDLAAQPVILAQNVNCINTPMSFEAPATATGAGVTSWNFDPITGAATPVTSTDNPANLVYTNLDRYTVEHAGDSYEGFHNVSFLVTRPEILVAGATALSADTFQLCQGDFASFESLQNADTYNWGFNGAIPNPGNVMSTSYTQFNVAGFYTITLSIFTDCCGLSTEDTVYLYVDPVPQATGSGDVTICSGENTTLSLTGLTPTDSVVWSPSTGILSSTANSITVAPSSTQSYTATILSVVDHSGVQVLSCPQTVDFQVTIDGNPVINFTNTDPVCNNNGQIDATATGGTAYDFSWSTGQVDNAVSSSSLLTIPTGVYYLTVTESTTGCSSIDSSYLYPAPTAPVVFLQSSTQAGCSANDGSATVAGTGGTAPYSFLWSNGGTTASQSNLAPGNYCVTMTDNNGCTSSICLDIVRPDQLQMAVVSQTGPACGTLGAIEVEALGGTAAYTYDWSNGGTTAAITGLNSGTYGVTITDANGCTADTSLNITASNNPPVLALNEVTPIACNADSATLATGTTQGTTPYTYTWTGGSSFLFSSSADTVYNAAAGTYNLIVEDAAGCRDTANIVVTEPAALTVTTAVTNVNCHAGNDGSLATTVSGGTGTYTYLWDDASAQTTATASNLTAGTYCVTITDANGCSITDCGTVTEPAQPLSATLATTNASCNGFADASVSATATGGTTSYTYLWDDASAQTTATASNLSAGTYCVTITDANGCTFTDCATVTEPAAIQTVMSGTNLSCAGDNSGTATVAVSNGTPPYIYAWDDASAQTTATATGLAAGTYTVTVTDANSCSVTDQQVVTEPAALTATTSATDVNCNAGTDGTATVVAAGGTTPYTYVWDDASSQTTATATALSAATYTVTITDANNCSITATATVNEPTALAATSSTVAVNCFGGNDGAATVTATGGTGTYTYVWDDASAQTTATATNLIAGTYNVTITDGNSCSLVTTATVAEPAAALTATLSGTDPACAGTATGQASAVVTGGTQPYSYLWSDGQTTPTASNLLAGNHCVTVTDANSCTFTDCITLTDPLAIQLAATVSAVSCNGGNDGEIALTASAGTAPFSYNWSNGATTATNSNLVADTYCVTVTDNNGCTIDSCFIITEPTVLATSAMLATNPSCFAGSDGTLEATVTGGTQPYSYLWSDNQTSNPATNLTAAAYSVTITDANGCVVTDNGTLVDPAPIQINFSTVAVTCFGGTDGSTSASAVGGVTPYSFNWSNGATTSQISNLAAGSYDLTLTDATGCTNTASVAVGQPATAVQANILSITQPGCAGDSTGMIDADAQGGTPNYTFSWSTGETTEDLFNLGAGTYTLLATDSRGCSDTAVAVLLQPAPIVMTVQQYSNYNGAAISCPGAADGAAQVTASGGIAPYTYAWSGAQAQNGTIASNLAAGTYAVTVTDASGCTAIDSISLADPVPLDATIQQVNVFCANDCDGQIIATAVSGTGTLGVNGYEYRILGPGQTGNVFSSNNNFTGLCAGTYTVEVRDGNNCVLPISVTITEPTAIQLSLSDTDVSCAGGSDGTASVSASGGTPPYSYNWDNGMTGTTITGLMAGTYEVTVTDANGCDMVSTTEVEEPAALTASMSANEPSCNGSTDGNATVSVQGGTMPYTYFWSDGQGTATAVGLSAGTHSVTVTDANACQLVESIVIGEPSLLSTTITTNTAACAGANSGSATAVPTGGTAPYTYLWSDGQTTATAMNLAPGAYSVVVVDSQGCSVTAQVLLQNPDPVVLSFVSSSNPSCNGDQDGTATVVASGGNAPYTYLWPNGETSATATSLGAGINTVTATDANGCSTTLDVNMVEPAALVVDTIRMTAVNCKGGADGTATVFLSGGTLPYSFAWSNGMTGQSISGLAAGTYVVSVTDANGCVTNSQIIVTEPASELVATLNTADALCFGGASGQITAIVSGGTPNSNGDYTYAWSNGASSDVNSNLTVGSYSVTITDANGCSLVRTATVNESSGISSQIVNVTDASCSGSADGSAQVMASGGTGTLSYQWSDPLGQTTNVATGLSAGTYYVSVTDLNGCTQLDTAVVGEALALSITVAIDDVDCYGASTGSISITNSNEPLQASYWSNGVVGTSITAVAAGQYGVVVQSINGCVDSFSYQVGQPAELELSLNQVRAVDCYNNSTGALGSTVAGGTAPYSYLWSNGALTPTVDSIAAGNYTLNVEDANGCKVDTSISLANPTEVGIGNLSITGVACVGDANGSIQLDGTGGSTLLGGYTYSLDSLTFQGGNLFVGLEAGIYPLYVQDNNGCLFDTLVTVEAADPFFITSFGPALDSGEVEYVLEYGDTLTLFADLNDTTAASWWWTEINAGALLDSSLMVDITPYESGIYQFTAMNASGCMQDSSIVVKMEKPRNAAAPTAFTPNNDGNNDRFFIQGDEKVEQILVFRVYDRWGELVYEGVDLDPNDPQQGWDGSFKGKPMNSGVYAWYAEVMYIDNETEIIHGAVNLLR